From a region of the Erythrobacter neustonensis genome:
- the bioB gene encoding biotin synthase BioB, translating into MTTATHPRTDWTRAEIAALFDLPFTELLFQAASVHRAYHPATEVQLCTLLSIKTGGCPEDCGYCSQSVKADSGVEATKLMDVQAVLQRAAQAKDAGSQRFCMGAAWRNPKDRDMPAIVEIVKGVRDMGLETCMTLGMLEPHQAAQLAEAGLDYYNHNIDSSPEYYERVISTRDFQCRLDTLDHVRKAGINVCSGGIVGMGETREDRVGFVHTLATLPQHPESVPVNALVPVKGTVLGNMLADTPLAKIDDIEFVRTVAVARITMPRSMVRLSAGRESMSEATQALCFLAGANSIFTGDKLLTAPNAGDDSDGALFAKLGLTALKGEEPARACKVAEPAE; encoded by the coding sequence GTGACCACTGCCACCCACCCCCGCACCGACTGGACCCGCGCAGAAATCGCGGCCCTCTTCGACCTGCCGTTTACCGAACTGCTGTTTCAGGCCGCCAGCGTCCACCGCGCATACCACCCCGCGACCGAGGTGCAGCTGTGCACGCTTCTGTCGATCAAGACCGGCGGGTGCCCGGAGGATTGCGGCTATTGCTCGCAGTCGGTGAAGGCTGACTCGGGCGTGGAAGCCACCAAGCTGATGGACGTGCAGGCCGTGCTCCAGCGCGCGGCGCAGGCGAAGGATGCGGGCTCGCAACGCTTCTGCATGGGCGCGGCGTGGCGCAATCCCAAGGACCGCGATATGCCCGCGATCGTGGAGATCGTGAAGGGGGTACGCGACATGGGTCTGGAGACCTGCATGACGCTGGGGATGCTCGAACCGCATCAGGCTGCACAGCTGGCCGAGGCGGGGCTCGATTATTACAACCACAATATCGACAGCAGCCCTGAGTATTACGAGCGCGTCATCTCCACCCGCGATTTCCAGTGCCGGCTAGATACGCTGGACCATGTCCGCAAGGCCGGGATCAATGTGTGCTCCGGCGGGATCGTCGGGATGGGCGAGACGCGCGAGGACCGGGTGGGCTTCGTCCACACGCTCGCCACGCTGCCGCAGCATCCCGAAAGCGTGCCGGTCAACGCGCTGGTGCCGGTCAAGGGCACGGTGCTGGGCAACATGCTAGCCGACACGCCGCTGGCAAAAATCGACGACATCGAATTCGTCCGCACCGTAGCGGTCGCGCGGATCACCATGCCGCGCTCGATGGTGCGGCTCTCGGCTGGGCGCGAGTCCATGTCCGAGGCCACGCAGGCCCTGTGCTTCCTCGCCGGTGCCAACTCGATCTTCACCGGCGACAAGCTGCTCACCGCGCCCAATGCGGGCGACGACAGCGACGGCGCGCTGTTTGCCAAACTGGGCCTCACCGCGCTGAAGGGAGAAGAACCCGCCCGCGCCTGCAAGGTCGCAGAGCCCGCGGAGTAA
- a CDS encoding enoyl-CoA hydratase-related protein: MSYETIRVTREGPLLTITLNRPERLNAMPPQMADELGQAFYDLGDARAVLITGEGKGFCSGADLSARGEGSALGSKGGSHEALINHYNPAISQLLRANVPVICAVNGPAAGVGCSLALAADFTIAAKSAYFLQAFVNIGLVPDGGSTWLLTRAIGRARATRMMMLGEKISGSQAEEWGLVYKCVEDADLMTEARALAERLANGPTVAYATMKRNIAVALDQNLQMVLLAEAEGQRVAGASADAMEGGMAFLQKRKAEFKGA, from the coding sequence ATGTCCTACGAAACCATCCGCGTTACCCGCGAAGGCCCGCTGCTCACCATCACGCTGAACCGTCCCGAGCGGCTCAATGCCATGCCGCCGCAGATGGCGGACGAACTGGGCCAGGCGTTCTACGACCTCGGTGATGCGCGCGCGGTGCTGATCACGGGCGAGGGCAAGGGCTTCTGTTCGGGCGCGGACCTTTCCGCGCGCGGGGAAGGCAGCGCGCTGGGCAGCAAGGGGGGCAGCCACGAGGCGCTGATCAATCACTACAACCCGGCAATCAGCCAATTGCTGCGCGCGAATGTGCCGGTGATCTGCGCGGTCAACGGCCCCGCCGCGGGCGTCGGGTGCAGCCTCGCATTGGCGGCGGACTTCACCATCGCCGCCAAGAGCGCCTATTTCCTGCAAGCCTTCGTCAATATCGGCCTCGTTCCCGATGGCGGCTCGACCTGGCTGCTCACCCGCGCGATCGGCCGCGCGCGCGCGACGCGGATGATGATGTTGGGCGAGAAGATCAGCGGGAGCCAAGCCGAGGAATGGGGCCTCGTCTACAAGTGCGTCGAGGATGCCGACCTGATGACCGAAGCCCGCGCGCTGGCCGAACGCCTCGCGAACGGGCCGACGGTGGCCTACGCCACGATGAAGCGCAACATCGCAGTCGCGCTCGACCAGAACCTGCAGATGGTGCTGCTCGCCGAGGCGGAAGGCCAGCGCGTCGCGGGCGCGAGCGCGGACGCGATGGAGGGCGGGATGGCCTTCCTCCAGAAGCGGAAAGCCGAATTTAAGGGCGCCTGA
- a CDS encoding GNAT family N-acetyltransferase: MIALITYHQQQMIAGSPPGHSFALDLSGLRAEGVTVWAVHREGVVAAIGALHRFDKNLGEIKSMRTHPEHLRQGCAAALLDTIIAHARATGLTRLSLETGSGDAFEPALALYRSRGFENGPAFADYTLSPFNQCLHLSID, from the coding sequence GTGATCGCGCTGATCACCTATCACCAGCAGCAGATGATCGCCGGATCGCCCCCAGGTCACAGCTTCGCGCTCGACCTGTCGGGGCTGCGCGCCGAGGGTGTCACCGTCTGGGCAGTCCATCGCGAAGGCGTGGTCGCGGCCATCGGTGCACTGCATCGCTTCGACAAAAACCTTGGCGAAATCAAGTCGATGCGAACGCATCCTGAGCATCTGCGACAAGGTTGCGCAGCCGCACTGCTCGATACGATCATTGCCCATGCACGTGCCACGGGACTGACCCGGCTCAGTCTCGAAACCGGCAGCGGCGACGCCTTCGAGCCCGCACTCGCGCTGTATCGCAGCCGCGGGTTCGAGAACGGCCCCGCCTTTGCCGATTACACCTTGAGCCCCTTCAACCAATGCCTGCATTTAAGCATTGATTGA
- a CDS encoding NAD(P)/FAD-dependent oxidoreductase codes for METAWVVVIGGGIAGLSVAARLAPRVRVVVLEAESAPGYHASGRSVAFAHYGLGNGPVRDLTALSMGELVAHGSVHPALHIASEAQTGLLDDLEAVHHHYGCDYTRVGAAGAQALMPALREDACLAALVDHGSLKLDTHAMLQAHVATLREHNGKLVTGARVHTIERDGDSWRIGTSKGTFGAAIVVNAAGAWADEIARLAGAAPIGIAPRRRTVISFAAPEGKDVSRWPFTKTVGEGFYILPEGRGQLLASSMDEGASDPCDAAPEELDKAVAADRVEQATTLAIRRIGHAWAGLRSFAPDELPVIGEAAGARGFFWCAGQGGAGFQTSPALSRIAAAAVLGEPFPEDCAAAGLSAAFFSPARLGP; via the coding sequence ATGGAAACGGCGTGGGTGGTGGTGATCGGCGGCGGGATCGCGGGACTGTCGGTCGCTGCGCGCCTCGCACCGCGTGTGCGTGTGGTGGTGCTGGAGGCCGAAAGCGCGCCCGGCTATCACGCGTCGGGCCGCTCGGTCGCCTTTGCGCATTATGGCCTCGGCAATGGGCCGGTGCGCGATCTGACCGCGCTGAGCATGGGGGAGCTTGTCGCGCATGGCAGCGTGCATCCGGCGCTGCATATCGCGAGCGAAGCGCAGACCGGGTTGCTCGATGATCTGGAGGCGGTGCACCACCATTATGGCTGCGATTACACACGTGTCGGCGCGGCGGGCGCACAGGCGCTGATGCCGGCCTTGCGCGAAGATGCCTGCCTCGCCGCGCTGGTCGATCACGGGTCGCTGAAGCTCGATACCCACGCGATGCTGCAAGCCCATGTCGCCACCTTGCGCGAACACAACGGCAAGCTGGTCACAGGCGCGCGGGTCCACACGATCGAAAGAGACGGCGATAGCTGGCGGATCGGAACGTCCAAGGGCACTTTCGGCGCGGCCATCGTCGTCAATGCTGCGGGCGCATGGGCGGACGAGATCGCGCGATTGGCAGGCGCTGCGCCCATCGGTATCGCGCCGCGCCGCCGCACCGTGATTTCCTTCGCCGCGCCCGAGGGCAAAGACGTCAGCCGCTGGCCCTTTACCAAGACCGTGGGCGAAGGCTTCTACATCCTCCCCGAAGGCCGCGGGCAATTGCTGGCGTCATCCATGGATGAAGGGGCAAGCGACCCTTGCGATGCCGCTCCCGAAGAACTCGACAAGGCGGTTGCCGCCGACCGCGTCGAGCAGGCGACCACGCTTGCGATCCGCCGGATCGGTCACGCCTGGGCGGGCCTCAGAAGCTTTGCCCCCGACGAACTCCCCGTCATTGGTGAAGCGGCCGGCGCGCGCGGGTTCTTCTGGTGTGCCGGCCAAGGCGGCGCAGGCTTCCAGACTTCGCCCGCGCTGTCGCGGATCGCCGCCGCCGCGGTGCTGGGAGAGCCTTTCCCCGAGGACTGCGCAGCAGCCGGCCTCTCGGCGGCGTTCTTTTCGCCTGCGCGCCTCGGGCCCTAG
- a CDS encoding GIY-YIG nuclease family protein yields MTKVPAVYIMASRRNGTIYVGVTSDLPGRAWQHRDGIVQGFTKRYGCKLLVWFERHETMESAIMREKQIKAGNRKAKLALIEADNSTWRDLFEEIAQ; encoded by the coding sequence ATGACGAAGGTTCCGGCTGTCTACATCATGGCAAGCAGGCGGAACGGAACAATTTATGTGGGCGTCACGTCCGACTTGCCCGGCCGCGCGTGGCAACACCGCGATGGCATCGTCCAGGGGTTCACCAAGCGATACGGATGCAAATTGCTGGTTTGGTTTGAGCGGCACGAAACGATGGAAAGTGCGATAATGCGTGAGAAGCAGATCAAGGCTGGTAACCGGAAGGCGAAGCTGGCTCTGATTGAAGCTGACAACTCCACTTGGCGTGACCTGTTTGAGGAAATTGCACAGTGA
- the scpA gene encoding methylmalonyl-CoA mutase — MTDKPTLDHWNALAEKEVKGRDLTWQTPEGFAIKPLYTAEDHAGFNPGLPGFAPFTRGVKASMYAGRPWTIRQYAGFSTAEESNAFYRRNLAMGQKGLSVAFDLATHRGYDSDHPRVVGDVGKAGVAIDTVADMQILFDQIPLDSMSVSMTMNGAVIPVLAFFIVAAERQGVSQDKLDGTIQNDILKEFMVRNTYIYPPEPSMRIISDIIAYTSANMPKFNSISISGYHMHEAGATAVQELAFTIADGKEYAQRAMSAGLDIDAFAGRLSFFFGIGMNFFMEIAKLRAARTLWWRVMDGLGAKDERSKMLRTHCQTSGVSLQEQDPYNNVIRTTVEAMAAVLGGTQSLHTNALDEAIALPTDFSARIARNTQLVLQEESGITSVVDPLGGSHYIEALTATLVDEAWKLIEQVDAAGGMTAFVATGAPKAAIERAAAEKQTKVDKGETVIVGVNKYRKEQEDALETLEVDNQKVRAGQIARLAKVREGRDEVACRAALSALTEGCKSGANLLALAVEAARHDATLGEISSAMEEVFGRHDATPAPVTGVYKSAYEFDRRWAQVTDGVEAVGRRLGRRPRIMIAKMGQDGHDRGANVIASAFGDMGFEVISGPLFQTPQESAAMALEHDVDVVGASSLAAGHKTLIPELIRLLREAGRGDIKVTAGGVIPPQDYDYLREAGVQGIYGPGSNVVECAADILVLLGHNMPPLGEGLDEAAE; from the coding sequence ATGACCGACAAACCCACGCTCGACCACTGGAACGCCCTTGCCGAAAAGGAAGTGAAGGGCCGCGACCTCACCTGGCAAACGCCCGAAGGCTTTGCGATCAAGCCGCTCTACACCGCGGAAGATCACGCAGGCTTCAATCCGGGCCTCCCCGGTTTCGCGCCTTTCACGCGGGGTGTGAAGGCATCGATGTATGCGGGCCGCCCGTGGACGATCCGCCAATATGCGGGCTTCTCCACCGCCGAGGAATCCAACGCCTTCTATCGCCGCAATCTGGCGATGGGGCAGAAGGGCCTGTCGGTCGCCTTCGACCTTGCCACCCACCGCGGTTACGATTCCGATCACCCGCGCGTGGTCGGCGATGTCGGCAAGGCGGGGGTGGCGATCGACACGGTTGCGGACATGCAGATCCTGTTCGACCAGATCCCGCTCGATTCCATGAGCGTGTCGATGACGATGAACGGCGCGGTCATCCCCGTGCTGGCCTTCTTCATCGTCGCCGCCGAACGTCAGGGCGTCTCGCAGGACAAGCTCGACGGGACCATCCAGAACGACATCCTCAAGGAGTTCATGGTCCGCAACACCTATATCTACCCGCCCGAGCCTTCGATGCGGATCATCTCCGACATCATCGCATACACCTCGGCCAACATGCCAAAATTCAACAGCATTTCGATCAGCGGCTACCACATGCACGAGGCCGGGGCGACCGCGGTGCAGGAGCTCGCCTTCACCATCGCGGACGGCAAGGAATATGCCCAGCGGGCTATGAGCGCCGGGCTCGACATCGACGCCTTCGCCGGCCGCCTCAGCTTCTTCTTCGGCATCGGCATGAACTTCTTCATGGAGATCGCCAAGCTGCGCGCCGCTCGCACGCTCTGGTGGCGGGTGATGGACGGGCTGGGGGCGAAGGACGAACGCTCCAAGATGCTGCGCACCCACTGCCAGACCAGCGGTGTGAGCTTGCAGGAACAGGACCCCTACAACAACGTCATCCGCACCACGGTCGAAGCGATGGCGGCGGTGCTGGGCGGCACGCAGTCGCTCCACACCAATGCGCTCGACGAGGCGATTGCGCTCCCCACCGATTTCAGCGCCCGCATCGCCCGCAACACCCAGCTGGTGCTACAGGAGGAAAGCGGGATCACGAGCGTCGTCGATCCGCTCGGCGGCTCGCACTACATCGAGGCTTTGACTGCCACCCTCGTCGACGAGGCGTGGAAACTGATCGAACAGGTCGACGCGGCAGGCGGCATGACCGCCTTCGTCGCCACCGGCGCGCCCAAGGCCGCGATCGAGCGCGCGGCGGCGGAAAAGCAGACCAAGGTCGACAAGGGCGAGACGGTGATCGTCGGCGTCAACAAATACCGCAAGGAACAGGAAGACGCGCTCGAGACGCTGGAGGTCGACAACCAGAAGGTGCGCGCAGGCCAGATCGCCCGCCTCGCCAAGGTGCGCGAGGGGCGCGACGAGGTCGCCTGCCGCGCCGCGCTCAGCGCTCTGACCGAGGGCTGCAAGTCGGGCGCAAACCTGCTGGCGCTGGCGGTGGAAGCCGCGCGCCATGATGCGACGCTGGGCGAGATTTCCTCGGCGATGGAAGAGGTCTTCGGCCGCCACGATGCCACCCCGGCACCGGTCACGGGCGTCTACAAGAGCGCCTACGAATTCGACCGTCGCTGGGCGCAGGTGACCGACGGCGTGGAAGCCGTGGGCCGCCGCCTGGGTCGCCGCCCCCGCATCATGATCGCCAAGATGGGCCAGGACGGCCACGACCGCGGCGCCAACGTGATCGCGAGCGCCTTCGGCGACATGGGCTTCGAGGTGATCTCCGGCCCGCTGTTCCAGACCCCGCAGGAATCGGCCGCGATGGCGCTGGAGCATGACGTCGACGTGGTCGGCGCGTCGAGCCTTGCCGCGGGCCACAAGACGCTCATCCCCGAACTGATCCGCCTCCTGCGCGAAGCCGGTCGCGGGGATATCAAGGTGACGGCAGGCGGCGTGATCCCGCCGCAGGACTATGACTACCTGCGCGAGGCAGGGGTGCAGGGGATTTACGGCCCCGGCTCCAACGTGGTGGAGTGTGCGGCGGATATTCTGGTCTTGCTCGGCCACAACATGCCGCCCTTGGGCGAGGGGCTGGACGAGGCGGCGGAGTAG
- a CDS encoding acetyl-CoA carboxylase biotin carboxylase subunit, translating into MFSKILIANRGEIACRVITTARRMGIKTVAVYSDADARAPFVAMADEAVHIGASPAAESYLVADKIIAAAKQTGAEAVHPGYGFLSERTSFAEALAKENIAFIGPPVGAIAAMGDKIESKKLAMQAGVNVVPGFVGEIEDTEHAVRISNEIGYPVMMKASAGGGGKGMRLAYSEADVREGFESVKREGLNSFGDDRVFIEKFILNPRHIEIQILGDQHGNILYLNERECSIQRRHQKVVEEAPSPFVTPKMRKAMGEQCVALARAVGYYSAGTVELIVSGADPSGESFYFLEMNTRLQVEHPVTEAITGIDLVEQMIRVAAGERLAMTQDDIGIDGWSIENRVYAEDPYRGFLPSTGRLVHYSPPIAGWVEDETVAGKARRGVAHGAGSVRVDDGVYEGGEVSRFYDPMIAKLITWAPTRDAAADLQIEALDKFRIKGLGHNVDFLSAIMQHPRFRSGELTTGFIAEEYPEGFHGAATGDEMKRILAAVCAGNEFTLQARSRRISGQLDGPLSVTSEWLVKLGDERFEVRLGEGHAIVDGVRVDGTCSWLPGMVQAEATGKVGEGATQHLGLIVERIGNRWKITTRGAAHSALVLPLRLAQHERLMLEKVPPDLSRFLICPMPGMLVKLHVAEGETVQPGQPLATVEAMKMENILRAEKEGVIAKINAAEGESLAVDAVILELE; encoded by the coding sequence TTGTTTTCGAAAATCCTGATTGCCAACCGCGGCGAAATCGCCTGCCGGGTCATCACCACCGCGCGGCGGATGGGGATCAAGACCGTCGCGGTCTATTCCGATGCCGATGCCCGCGCGCCCTTCGTCGCGATGGCGGATGAAGCGGTGCATATCGGTGCCTCGCCCGCGGCGGAATCCTATCTGGTCGCGGACAAGATCATTGCCGCGGCCAAGCAGACCGGGGCCGAAGCGGTGCATCCGGGCTACGGCTTCCTGTCCGAGCGCACGAGCTTTGCCGAAGCGCTGGCGAAGGAAAACATAGCCTTCATCGGCCCGCCGGTGGGCGCGATCGCGGCGATGGGCGACAAGATCGAGAGCAAGAAGCTTGCGATGCAGGCCGGGGTCAACGTGGTTCCGGGCTTCGTCGGCGAGATCGAGGATACCGAGCACGCGGTGCGCATCTCGAACGAGATCGGCTATCCGGTGATGATGAAAGCGTCGGCAGGCGGCGGGGGCAAGGGCATGCGCCTTGCCTATTCCGAAGCCGATGTGCGCGAAGGCTTTGAAAGCGTGAAGCGCGAAGGATTGAACTCCTTCGGCGATGACCGCGTCTTCATCGAGAAGTTCATCCTCAACCCGCGCCACATCGAAATCCAGATCCTCGGCGACCAGCACGGCAACATCCTCTACCTGAACGAGCGCGAATGCTCGATCCAGCGCCGCCACCAGAAGGTGGTCGAGGAAGCGCCGTCCCCCTTCGTCACGCCGAAAATGCGCAAGGCGATGGGCGAGCAATGCGTCGCGCTGGCGCGCGCAGTGGGATACTACAGCGCGGGCACGGTCGAGCTGATCGTCAGCGGCGCGGACCCGAGCGGCGAAAGCTTCTACTTCCTCGAAATGAACACCCGGCTTCAGGTCGAACACCCCGTCACCGAAGCGATCACCGGGATCGATCTGGTCGAGCAGATGATCCGCGTCGCGGCGGGCGAGCGCCTCGCGATGACGCAGGACGATATCGGGATCGACGGCTGGTCGATCGAGAACCGCGTCTATGCCGAAGACCCCTATCGCGGGTTCCTGCCGAGCACCGGCCGGCTGGTGCATTACAGCCCGCCGATCGCCGGCTGGGTCGAGGACGAGACGGTCGCGGGCAAGGCGCGCCGCGGGGTTGCGCATGGCGCAGGCTCGGTGCGGGTCGATGACGGGGTTTACGAAGGCGGCGAGGTCTCGCGCTTCTACGATCCGATGATCGCCAAGCTGATCACCTGGGCGCCCACGCGCGATGCGGCAGCCGACCTGCAGATCGAGGCATTGGACAAGTTCCGGATCAAGGGGCTGGGCCACAACGTCGATTTCCTCAGCGCGATCATGCAGCACCCGCGCTTCCGTTCGGGCGAGCTGACCACCGGCTTCATCGCCGAGGAATATCCCGAAGGCTTCCACGGCGCGGCCACCGGCGACGAGATGAAGCGCATTCTGGCCGCGGTGTGTGCGGGCAACGAATTCACGCTGCAAGCCCGCAGCCGCCGGATCAGCGGGCAGCTCGATGGCCCGCTGTCCGTTACCAGCGAATGGCTGGTGAAGCTGGGCGATGAACGCTTCGAAGTGCGGTTGGGCGAAGGCCACGCGATCGTCGATGGCGTGCGCGTCGATGGCACCTGCAGCTGGCTTCCGGGCATGGTGCAGGCCGAAGCCACCGGCAAGGTGGGCGAGGGTGCGACGCAGCATCTGGGTCTGATCGTCGAGCGGATCGGCAATCGCTGGAAGATCACCACCCGCGGCGCAGCGCATAGCGCGCTGGTGCTGCCGCTGCGGCTGGCACAGCATGAGCGGCTGATGCTCGAAAAGGTGCCGCCCGATCTGTCGCGCTTCCTGATCTGCCCGATGCCCGGAATGCTGGTGAAGCTGCACGTTGCCGAGGGCGAGACGGTGCAGCCCGGCCAACCGCTCGCCACGGTCGAGGCGATGAAGATGGAGAACATCCTGCGCGCCGAAAAGGAAGGCGTGATCGCCAAGATCAACGCTGCCGAAGGCGAGAGCCTGGCAGTCGATGCGGTGATCCTCGAACTCGAATAG
- the mce gene encoding methylmalonyl-CoA epimerase, which yields MKLGRLNHIGVATPSIADSIAFYRDVMGATKIHTPFDLEEQGVKVCFVDTPGADGAMNGTQIELIEPLGENSTLAGFLAKNPLGGQHHLCFEVPDIAEARTEFEGQGKRILGPTRIGAHGTPIFFVHPKDMGGMLTEIMETPREDAHWSN from the coding sequence ATGAAACTCGGACGGCTAAACCACATCGGAGTCGCCACGCCCTCCATCGCCGACTCGATCGCGTTCTACCGCGACGTCATGGGCGCGACGAAAATCCACACCCCGTTCGACCTTGAGGAGCAGGGCGTGAAGGTCTGCTTCGTCGACACGCCCGGCGCCGATGGCGCGATGAACGGCACCCAGATCGAGCTGATCGAGCCGCTGGGGGAGAACTCCACCCTTGCCGGCTTCCTCGCCAAGAACCCCTTGGGCGGGCAGCATCACCTGTGCTTCGAGGTGCCCGACATCGCCGAGGCGCGCACCGAATTCGAGGGACAAGGCAAGCGCATCCTCGGCCCCACGCGCATCGGCGCGCACGGCACGCCTATCTTTTTCGTCCATCCCAAGGACATGGGCGGGATGCTTACCGAGATCATGGAGACCCCGCGCGAAGACGCGCACTGGTCGAACTGA
- a CDS encoding acyl-CoA carboxylase subunit beta, producing the protein MSANIAEMERRREAARLGGGQKRIDAQHAKGKLTARERLDVLLDEGSFEEVDTYVEHDCVDFGMEDQKIPGDGVVTGSGTINGRLVYVFSQDFTVFGGSLSKRHAEKICKIMDTAMKVGAPVIGLNDSGGARIQEGVASLGGYAEVFQRNVLASGVVPQISLIMGPCAGGAVYSPAMTDFIFMVKDSSYMFVTGPDVVKTVTNEVVTQEELGGAITHTTKTSVADLAYENDVEALLATRRFMDFLPLSNRDEAPVLPTGDAWDRLDMSLDTLIPDNANQPYDMHEVITKVLDEGDFFEIQPAHAGNIICGFGRVEGRTVGVVANQPMVLAGVLDINSSKKAARFVRFCDAFEIPIVTFVDVPGFLPGTAQELGGIIKHGAKLLFAYAEATVPKITVITRKAYGGAYDVMASKHLRGDLNYAWPTAEIAVMGAKGAVEIIFRQDRGDAEKIAEKTKEYEDRFANPFVAAQRGYIDEVIHPHSTRRRIALGLRKLRTKSLENPWKKHDNIPL; encoded by the coding sequence TTGTCCGCCAACATTGCCGAAATGGAACGTCGCCGCGAAGCCGCCCGCCTTGGCGGCGGCCAGAAGCGGATCGATGCCCAGCACGCCAAGGGCAAGCTGACCGCGCGCGAACGGCTCGACGTGCTGCTCGACGAAGGCAGCTTTGAGGAAGTCGACACCTATGTCGAACATGACTGCGTCGATTTCGGGATGGAGGACCAGAAGATCCCGGGTGACGGGGTGGTCACCGGCAGCGGCACCATCAACGGGCGGCTGGTCTATGTCTTCAGCCAGGACTTCACCGTCTTCGGCGGCTCGCTGTCGAAACGCCATGCCGAGAAGATCTGCAAGATCATGGACACCGCGATGAAGGTCGGCGCGCCGGTGATCGGGTTGAACGATTCGGGCGGGGCGCGCATTCAGGAAGGCGTGGCGAGCCTCGGCGGCTATGCCGAGGTGTTCCAGCGCAACGTGCTGGCCAGCGGCGTGGTGCCGCAGATCAGCCTCATCATGGGGCCGTGCGCGGGCGGGGCGGTTTACTCACCCGCGATGACCGACTTCATCTTCATGGTGAAGGATTCTAGCTACATGTTCGTCACCGGCCCGGACGTGGTGAAGACCGTCACCAACGAGGTGGTGACGCAGGAAGAACTGGGCGGCGCAATCACGCACACCACCAAGACCAGTGTCGCCGACCTCGCCTACGAGAACGATGTCGAGGCGCTGCTGGCGACCCGCCGGTTCATGGACTTCCTGCCCTTGTCGAACCGTGACGAGGCCCCGGTGCTTCCCACCGGCGATGCGTGGGATAGGCTCGACATGAGCCTCGACACGCTGATCCCCGACAATGCCAACCAGCCCTATGACATGCACGAGGTCATCACCAAGGTGCTGGACGAGGGCGATTTCTTCGAGATCCAGCCGGCCCATGCGGGCAACATCATCTGCGGTTTCGGCCGGGTGGAGGGGCGCACCGTGGGCGTGGTGGCGAACCAGCCGATGGTGCTGGCGGGCGTGCTCGACATCAATTCTTCGAAGAAAGCCGCGCGCTTCGTGCGCTTCTGCGATGCGTTCGAAATCCCGATCGTCACCTTCGTCGACGTCCCCGGCTTCCTCCCCGGCACCGCGCAGGAGCTGGGCGGGATCATCAAGCATGGCGCCAAGCTGCTCTTCGCCTATGCAGAGGCGACCGTCCCCAAGATCACCGTCATCACCCGCAAGGCCTATGGCGGGGCCTATGACGTGATGGCCTCCAAGCACCTGCGCGGCGACTTGAACTACGCCTGGCCCACGGCGGAAATCGCGGTGATGGGCGCGAAGGGCGCGGTGGAGATCATCTTCCGGCAGGACCGCGGCGATGCGGAGAAGATCGCCGAGAAGACCAAGGAATACGAAGACCGCTTCGCCAACCCCTTCGTGGCGGCGCAGCGCGGCTATATCGACGAGGTGATCCACCCGCACTCGACCCGCCGCCGGATCGCGCTGGGGCTAAGGAAGCTGCGGACGAAGAGCTTGGAGAACCCGTGGAAGAAGCATGACAATATTCCGTTGTGA